DNA from Coriobacteriaceae bacterium:
GGTGGACGCTTGCGAGCATACGGTTATCGAGGACGGAGCTTGCGCTGGCCTGGTGACCGACGGCGACGCCGACCGTATCGGCGCGGTTGACGAGCGCGGCAGATATATACATCCGCATCAGATTATGGCGCTCGTTTTGGGCGACTTGGTTCAATTTCGTAATTTGGAGGGGCGCGTCGTCGTCAATCTTTCGTGCTCGACGCTCGTGCGTCGCATTGCCGAGGCGCTTGGCTGCCGCGTGACCGTCAAACCAGTCGGTTTCAAATATATAGCGGCAGAGATGAAGAAGGGTGGCGTCCTCATAGGCGGCGAAGAAGCCGGTGGTATCGGCATCGCCGCGCATATGCCCGAGCGCGATGGAATCCTCGCCTGTCTGATTCTGTGTGAGCTTATGGCAAAGACGGACGCGCCTTTGGGCGTTCTGGTCGACCAACTCGAGGACAGTTTTGGTAAGACGAGTTACGGTCGACGCGATTTACGCCTTGAGGCCGAAGATGCCGAAACGTTACGAACCCTGCTGCCGGGCGTAAACCCCAAGTCGATTTGTGGCAAGGTGCCGCAAAACGTTAGTCATATGGATGGATTGCGTTTGGCATTCGAGGATGACACGTGGCTGCTGGTCCGTCCTAGCGGGACCGAACCAGTGGTGCGCGTCTACGCCGAGGGGTTCTCGGTGGAAGAACGTGATGAGTTGCTCGATGCTGGCTGTGCTTTAGCTAGGGGGACGTATCCGCTTTAACCATGAGACTGCCTTATATAAAGAGATGCTCGGCGAGCGGTAGTTAACGGCTGGCAAACGTTAGTCGGATTCAAAGATGTGTAGGAAATGTGTACGCCCAGATTCCCGCCCCCGGCGCCCCTCCGGTCTGGCAATATATCTCCTTGCCGCGCGGCCCGGTCGAACCGGATGAGCCGCCAGGCGTGCACCTTGAGAACCGGATACTGCGAGGATGGACACTTACTTCAGTGTCGCATCCGGGCAGACATCGAACCATTTGAAATGGTCTAACTTGGATTTGTTTTTCGCAAGGCCGCCGAGAGGCGGCCCCGAGAAATTCCTTTTCCTATACTAAAACCATATGAATCGAACGGAACCGATCAGCGATGACTGAGAGGATCGGACGGGCTCGAAGCCCATATATTTTGGACGGAGAGTTCGATCCTGGCTCAGGATGAACGCTGGCGGCGCGCCTAACACATGCAAGTCGAACGGCACCCCTCTCCGGAGGGAAGCGAGTGGCGAACGGCTGAGTAACACGTGGAGAACCTGCCCCCTCCCCCGGGATAGCCGCCCGAAAGGACGGGTAATACCGGATACCCCGGGGTGCCGCATGGCACCCCGGCTAAAGCCCCGACGGGAGGGGATGGCTCCGCGGCCCATCAGGTAGACGGCGGGGTGACGGCCCACCGTGCCGACAACGGGTAGCCGGGTTGAGAGACCGACCGGCCAGATTGGGACTGAGACACGGCCCAGACTCCTACGGGAGGCAGCAGTGGGGAATCTTGCGCAATGGGGGGAACCCTGACGCAGCGACGCCGCGTGCGGGACGGAGGCCTTCGGGTCGTAAACCGCTTTCAGCAGGGAAGAGTCAAGACTGTACCTGCAGAAGAAGCCCCGGCTAACTACGTGCCAGCAGCCGCGGTAATACGTAGGGGGCGAGCGTTATCCGGATTCATTGGGCGTAAAGCGCGCGTAGGCGGCCCGGCAGGCCGGGGGTCGAAGCGGGGGGCTCAACCCCCCGAAGCCCCCGGAACCTCCGCGGCTTGGGTCCGGTAGGGGAGGGTGGAACACCCGGTGTAGCGGTGGAATGCGCAGATATCGGGTGGAACACCGGTGGCGAAGGCGGCCCTCTGGGCCGAGACCGACGCTGAGGCGCGA
Protein-coding regions in this window:
- a CDS encoding phosphoglucomutase/phosphomannomutase family protein; translation: MCAIIHFGTDGWRARVDEDFTADNVARIADAVGELWQKTNPGKTVYIGFDTRPLAREFAELAAGVLAAHGLDAVLASRPVPTPALTWAAAYDGEACGALMVTGSHHPQGYLCLKIRMGDGSTANQDVIEELEETMAPEPMGIEGQYRTADIIPDYMQAVTSFVDAEAIRAAHLRVVVDPMGGAAQGYLADLLRELGVEVHEIHAGQAPDQEDICPDPVEPWVDACEHTVIEDGACAGLVTDGDADRIGAVDERGRYIHPHQIMALVLGDLVQFRNLEGRVVVNLSCSTLVRRIAEALGCRVTVKPVGFKYIAAEMKKGGVLIGGEEAGGIGIAAHMPERDGILACLILCELMAKTDAPLGVLVDQLEDSFGKTSYGRRDLRLEAEDAETLRTLLPGVNPKSICGKVPQNVSHMDGLRLAFEDDTWLLVRPSGTEPVVRVYAEGFSVEERDELLDAGCALARGTYPL